Part of the Mya arenaria isolate MELC-2E11 chromosome 8, ASM2691426v1 genome, TTCCTCCGGAAACAATGGTGAAACATCGGATGTTAAACAGTGGTTTTTGTAGGTTTCAACAAGATATGTCCTGAAggctaaaaatataatttttgtgaTTGCTTAAACCTAAGCGTTCTCATTAGTACGAAATGCAAGCTTTATACATTTGAGACATATGCTACACGTCATCCGCCATTAAAACATCGACTAATATTAAATTTGTCTTAATCCATTTACACAGCCGAATGCAATTAACGACTGAAATCTGatgattatcaaaatgaaaattattttcagatCCGTTTCAGTAGTAAAATATGTGTTAACAGATaaccaaattttcaagaaaatattttctttaacgAATTTTGAGAAAGACAGATAAAACGAAGCcacaaatatatcaatcataCCTTCCATATCAGTAACTTGATCTCTATATTTTACAAACTCCTGAAAAGATATGCAATTTATGCATACAAAAGGTGATGCatgatatttatcttttaagaaaaatatcaagaaaataaGTATTACAAAGAACAGAACAGTTGATTTATAGACAACATATGATGAAAAACatcagaaaatatgttttaatgcaGAATCTTGTAAACAAAGATGCATTTATTAGGAATTTCAAATCTTATAAcaatcaacatttaaatgtgtatatacaatattcaatatttatttattaactacGTACAGCTCGTATAGCATCGAGTTTtgtatccgtatatgcattGATTTCTCGAATTGCAGCATACTTTTGGATTTCTATGGCGTTGATCATTTCCGATAACAAACTCCTTGACTCTTCTAAAGTCAAAACAAAGTCTTCTGTTGTAATCTGAAAGTGACAAGTACTTAAACTCATATTGAAACACATGCTCGTCACTCGATCTCAGTTGGCAAACAACGCATTCACAATTTGGCTTAagatatgcattttgatatcaaataaaaatgctCTTTTTCTACAGACTCCTGTAAGTTACATCGCGGACGCGTCCATCGCCCCTTAAAATTGGCAAAGAAAAAGTCTTTGTTCATTTCCGCATGTTTCCGATCAATTTATACAGTAATCCTATAAGCGTTACTTctcaaaatttggtaaaagatGCGATATTCTATTTTATCCTTCGTGCATCTTTTTCTAGgacattgatatatttattttcatgtaaaaacaaaattcgAGTTGACATTcttattgaatatgttttgcGTTAAACTTTGGTATCTTGAAAGTGAAGCTAGcagagatttttttttggtaatttatgTTTATGACAAGCCATCCATTGAATTTGATATGATCTGCTAGGTGTTTACCCTGGCTGGTTTCCGTAACAATATTCGTACCGTTATGCATGACGGGATACATATGTCATGAAAGTTGTTATCGTctatattaaaataagcaaatacATAGACAGGATTGTTATAGTCCTTGAGTGTCTGATTAGTACGCTTTTGTAAAGTTGTCTGTTTACTTAATCGTAATTAAATAATAGCTTGAGACTAAACTTTCTCAATTGACGgtttattatcaaataaattcgTTATCTCTTTGTTCATTCAGAAATAAAAAGGAGTTCATCTACAACAATCACACGTTTAGATAACTTGTttgatacatgtaaaataattttgacataGTACCGACATAAAACCAGAATGGTACCTCAGACAATTTGACTACTGCTGATTGTGCAGATCCCTCATTCACCAGAAGTTTTTTGTCTTCTAGAACATTTATCATGTCTTGAATGGCCCTTTTCATGTCTGATTCTTGAAATTCGAGGCTTGGTgaatgaaacaatatatttctcCAATTTCTGAcctgaaaatgtttaaatacatgtgtgtataGCTATGGCAACACATTTAACAGtatcaattaaacaattaacCATGATTACAAAATTCGCATgtgtaataaattaaaaaaatgcactcCTACACATATTAGAACATACCCGGGTTAGACAGCTCATAAGCGTTAAGTTAGTTCATAAGCGATAAAGATCTTCATTTACAAATCAACTATCAGTGTTTTCACTGCAAATTATACCGTACATATCTTATTATTTTACCTTTTCAAAGTTAGATATATCATCAATGTGTCTTCTCAAAAAGTCGTTGTTGATGCATAGCGATAGGAGACCAGTAGAATCCATATCAGCTGCCGATGTTGAGCTCGCGTAGCCCGTTGTACTCAAATAGCATTTCGCTACTGACCAGTAATCATTCACCCATGACTAACAGTCGGTATTACCCCAGAACGGGTAATGTGAATGATGATATTCAACAATCAAGTCGTGCAACACACTACACGGTGCGGCCTTTGTTGGACACATACGACGTTTCCCGTTATTATTGCATCTGCATCTTATTCCCGACGTCTTCTGAGATGGGCAAGGTACATTACTATGATACGCATGCCGCggcaaaataatttttacagaaCATATTGTGCAAGACAGCGGCGTACAGTTAAAAATTGCCTTTACTTCTGTAATGAAATGATCATGTAGTTGTTTACAGTAGTTTTCTACAAAATCTTTAAGTCCACTAACTAAAATCCTGAGAGACAAAACCACTTTAAGCCAGTTCTTAAAAAGTGGGTTGCTTAATGAATCTCCGCAAGTAGGCCCTGTATCTGCCATTTCGATTTCGCTTAAGAAATGATTTGTTCAACCTTAGCTTCGTGTGCAGCACAATTATTTCCACAAGCTCAGTTTCGTGCGCAAATATAATTTGACTTCCAAATATTCTGTATAACTATGGACTATTCACCGTTTAATTGTAAACTAAATAAACGACCGTtcgttcttgttttttttctagttttatCTAGAATGTTTTAGCAACTTGAATATAAGAACGGTATTTTAACGATTGACGGTATGCACGTATATATTATTGATGATAAATGGAagaaatttgttgattttattttaggAAAGATCATAGAAAACAATAAGTATATGAGTGGCCCAAccacaatgaaaaatattactTAACTTTGACCACgagtgaaatgaaataatatctTCCTTTTGTATATAAAACGTTTGTATTGCCTTTAT contains:
- the LOC128244069 gene encoding uncharacterized protein LOC128244069, which translates into the protein MDSTGLLSLCINNDFLRRHIDDISNFEKVRNWRNILFHSPSLEFQESDMKRAIQDMINVLEDKKLLVNEGSAQSAVVKLSEITTEDFVLTLEESRSLLSEMINAIEIQKYAAIREINAYTDTKLDAIRAEFVKYRDQVTDMEAFRTYLVETYKNHCLTSDVSPLFPEEDDNIDDLYVSLQMERRTQTLGKKEISASRGADIYRSRTSEVAEQLNTFEELFKKNGEGVENIFIVADAGMGKTTLCRKITSTWCTANDEQEYVDSEVHLKGVTFANASVLAGIALDKLNKRRGKRLKVEDFIAEIENKHLKAIRHMRENKI